A window of Gloeocapsa sp. PCC 7428 contains these coding sequences:
- a CDS encoding nucleotidyltransferase family protein, with amino-acid sequence MNPVEKPQKAPKQTSILEVAASNTLPSAQAELKPLSAEEAIIKLVSLAPDYPKFSIKSLAIFGSVARNEARPNSDADVDILVEFFTEPTFDMYIDLKLHLETLLKRKVNLTDLKMLRPEIIPKVMEDAIPINLVQFDRESQPQNHSIPSPEEVIISIIRNSEQIAQFGVKAIALFGSVARDEARPDSDVDILVEFEGTPTFRNYVKLNRYLEDLLGRKVDLVDWDTLRPEIRSNVEKDIIPIA; translated from the coding sequence ATGAACCCTGTTGAAAAGCCTCAAAAAGCTCCAAAGCAAACAAGCATTCTAGAAGTTGCTGCCTCAAACACTCTACCTTCAGCACAAGCAGAGCTAAAACCGTTGAGTGCGGAGGAAGCGATAATCAAGCTTGTGAGTTTAGCTCCCGATTACCCCAAGTTTAGCATCAAATCACTAGCAATATTTGGCTCCGTAGCACGGAACGAAGCTCGACCTAATAGCGACGCCGACGTAGATATTTTAGTAGAATTTTTTACTGAGCCGACATTTGATATGTACATAGATTTGAAACTACACTTAGAAACACTACTCAAAAGAAAAGTAAATTTAACAGATTTAAAGATGCTCAGACCAGAAATTATTCCAAAGGTTATGGAGGATGCTATTCCTATTAACTTAGTTCAATTTGATAGGGAAAGCCAGCCTCAAAATCACAGTATTCCTAGCCCAGAAGAAGTGATAATTTCAATTATTAGAAACTCCGAGCAGATTGCTCAATTTGGAGTAAAAGCTATAGCACTATTCGGCTCTGTAGCACGGGACGAAGCTCGACCAGATAGTGATGTAGACATCTTGGTGGAGTTTGAAGGAACGCCAACTTTTCGGAACTATGTAAAACTCAATCGCTATCTAGAAGACTTATTAGGGAGAAAAGTTGATTTAGTTGATTGGGATACGCTCAGACCAGAAATTCGTTCTAATGTAGAAAAGGACATCATCCCCATTGCGTGA
- a CDS encoding DUF86 domain-containing protein, with product MYLEDIIKSINKIQRYTCSMSFDDFIADERTFDAVARNLEIIGEAVLNIPKEVCERYPEVEWQDIGRLRNLLAHGYFKVREAVIWDIVQNDVPLLQEPVKRILKLESTPESMASTESTQVSYKPQRSIEQQSSSTDFNTRSIYPPQRERAAAIVPIARRLLEAGRAPYALVPTQETGPSLEELETKDYKLTLDNQAKTLLISAIDERGILIKVNLAEPTEKLELAKNLTPKDVNKWLQIKQDLDKRSQ from the coding sequence TTGTATTTAGAAGATATTATCAAAAGCATTAATAAGATTCAGCGCTACACTTGCAGTATGAGCTTTGATGACTTCATAGCTGACGAACGTACTTTTGATGCGGTGGCTCGCAATCTAGAAATAATTGGGGAGGCTGTTTTAAACATACCCAAAGAAGTATGCGAACGCTATCCAGAAGTTGAGTGGCAAGACATTGGCAGATTACGAAATCTCTTAGCTCATGGTTATTTTAAAGTAAGAGAAGCAGTAATCTGGGATATTGTGCAAAATGACGTTCCGCTCTTGCAAGAACCAGTTAAGCGGATTTTAAAGCTAGAAAGTACGCCAGAATCGATGGCTAGCACAGAGTCCACTCAAGTATCATACAAACCTCAACGATCTATAGAACAACAATCAAGCTCTACAGATTTTAACACTAGATCCATATACCCACCCCAACGGGAACGAGCAGCAGCGATCGTACCTATTGCTCGCCGTTTATTAGAAGCAGGGCGTGCTCCCTACGCTTTGGTTCCGACTCAAGAAACCGGTCCAAGTCTAGAAGAATTAGAAACAAAAGATTACAAGCTGACGCTCGACAATCAAGCAAAAACCTTGCTAATTTCTGCCATAGACGAACGTGGAATATTGATAAAAGTTAATCTGGCAGAGCCAACTGAAAAATTAGAATTAGCTAAGAATCTCACGCCTAAAGATGTTAATAAGTGGTTGCAAATCAAACAGGATTTGGATAAGCGATCGCAATAA
- a CDS encoding type IV secretory system conjugative DNA transfer family protein, translating to MNHLTYEVAPSPTLASIDLGKIFQKYNTPEGLAMIGGLLFLVALFRVAGSTKGKISTGRLAGISEKLSATNLALKQINIVRDLQIYNRSARTQTENAVQPTSSKTKKSEPSSPKKPAHNRMTLWCGMPRYWWNGTGKGFVARLQTMLGVSPTVWLPDAQRSMLAIGAPGSGKTFGCIDRAIESAFAQGIPTIIYDKKGDQMRLHAPLAARYGYKVFVFAPGEPFSDILNPLDFLRDERDSVMAGELAQVINRNASSGGKTDEFFSKAGDLLAKGLLQLVKSPEAKFHDMAMLYAILRLPGLVKRLDYAVQQKQIDEWIATSFNQFLSSKDAEKTVAGIQTTATGTFSSFIQADLLHAFMGSSTIPKRIEGKQLIIFKLDDERRTVIGPLLAAAIHLCIVSNLSVPRRDPLAIFLDELPSIKLDKLPQWINEYRSNGGCFVLGIQSLNQLYETYGEKMGAAIASACSTHILFNPGDAKTAEEYSKRYGEKEIKLKNRSTSSSANSQSVSWNESLQKIPLFTVDQILKFTEGWCVITNPGYRVGKEGSVPYALKIPVPKSDETRAEECEQLWDSHVRPALSRRVPPPDPEKLTRELLLRVEHAKKLLPDPPEEGSQTPPPSAAPPRGTTPKRFSAERTPRSNVNALDFIAPDTGQEAS from the coding sequence GTGAATCATCTGACTTATGAAGTCGCGCCATCTCCAACGCTGGCGTCAATTGACTTAGGCAAAATATTTCAAAAGTACAATACCCCTGAAGGCTTGGCTATGATTGGGGGACTGCTGTTTCTAGTGGCGCTCTTCCGCGTGGCAGGTAGCACTAAGGGCAAGATTTCCACTGGACGGCTGGCAGGTATTTCAGAAAAGCTTTCAGCGACTAATCTGGCACTCAAGCAAATAAACATTGTTCGGGATTTGCAAATTTACAATCGTTCTGCTAGAACGCAAACTGAAAATGCTGTCCAACCAACTAGTTCTAAGACTAAAAAATCTGAGCCTAGCTCACCAAAAAAGCCTGCCCATAACCGCATGACTCTGTGGTGTGGTATGCCTCGCTACTGGTGGAATGGTACAGGTAAAGGATTCGTTGCTCGACTACAAACTATGCTAGGGGTATCGCCTACGGTTTGGCTCCCCGATGCCCAGCGGAGTATGCTTGCGATTGGTGCGCCAGGTTCTGGTAAAACATTTGGCTGCATTGATCGAGCGATCGAAAGTGCGTTTGCTCAAGGGATACCCACAATAATCTACGACAAGAAAGGAGACCAAATGCGGTTGCACGCACCCTTGGCTGCCCGCTATGGCTATAAAGTATTTGTGTTTGCTCCTGGCGAACCGTTTAGCGATATCCTTAACCCGTTAGACTTCCTGCGAGATGAACGAGACTCCGTCATGGCAGGAGAATTAGCGCAGGTCATCAACCGCAATGCATCAAGTGGCGGTAAAACAGATGAATTCTTTTCTAAAGCTGGGGATTTGCTAGCTAAAGGCTTACTTCAGCTAGTGAAAAGCCCTGAAGCCAAGTTTCATGACATGGCGATGCTTTATGCGATTCTGCGCTTGCCTGGACTAGTCAAACGTTTAGACTATGCCGTGCAACAAAAACAAATTGACGAATGGATCGCAACCAGTTTCAACCAATTTTTATCAAGTAAGGATGCTGAGAAAACTGTTGCAGGCATTCAGACTACGGCGACAGGTACTTTTTCTTCATTCATCCAGGCTGACCTGCTGCACGCATTTATGGGCAGTTCTACAATTCCAAAACGGATTGAAGGCAAGCAGCTGATTATTTTCAAACTCGATGACGAACGCCGCACAGTGATTGGACCGTTGTTAGCAGCAGCTATTCACTTGTGCATTGTTTCCAACTTGTCTGTACCCCGACGCGACCCGCTCGCCATCTTCTTAGATGAGTTACCGTCAATTAAGTTGGATAAGCTGCCGCAGTGGATTAACGAGTACCGTTCTAATGGCGGTTGCTTCGTGTTAGGAATTCAGTCGCTCAACCAGCTCTACGAAACTTACGGAGAGAAGATGGGCGCTGCGATCGCATCGGCATGTTCTACTCACATCCTCTTCAACCCTGGCGATGCTAAAACCGCTGAAGAGTATTCCAAGCGGTACGGGGAAAAAGAAATTAAGCTGAAAAATCGCTCTACAAGTAGCTCGGCAAACTCGCAGTCGGTAAGCTGGAACGAGTCACTGCAAAAAATTCCTCTATTTACGGTAGACCAAATCTTGAAGTTCACTGAAGGTTGGTGCGTGATTACCAACCCTGGTTACCGAGTAGGTAAAGAGGGTTCGGTTCCTTACGCACTGAAAATTCCGGTTCCTAAGTCAGATGAAACACGAGCAGAAGAGTGCGAGCAGTTGTGGGATTCTCACGTGCGACCTGCGCTCTCAAGACGAGTGCCACCACCCGATCCGGAAAAACTCACACGAGAACTGCTTTTACGGGTAGAACACGCCAAGAAGTTGTTGCCTGATCCACCAGAAGAGGGCAGTCAAACCCCACCACCCTCAGCTGCACCACCACGGGGGACTACACCAAAACGATTTTCGGCTGAGCGCACTCCACGCTCTAATGTTAATGCTCTAGACTTCATCGCACCTGACACTGGACAAGAAGCAAGTTAG
- a CDS encoding DUF5895 domain-containing protein: MARTSKSTSNRSVRNNSAKPSARAASSGASQAQSKQASKPKPKAAKVDPNYQLSPEVLGEEHNEVHPPDMAYGIVVNDEPAGILIPLDQLEEAGWTNLPDEDDLTTCKFGKNRVTGLFLTQARVLILGKRKDYIQTKSEGDELPEFVGFYDEKRDDYDPETMEIRSDYAFIFLDDDNQPLHTVAAIKISWRKIARKEFNKAIRKFRRQLEKAFVDYCTKKKIRNASSKPITYSGKGDAWHACAILDLEFVAEDRGSDQTHPCCITVIRNKPSWKTFEEIFYFGSVNAYQQLTSQREEIIGFIETSSPVPVLPSSSSEPEVADSDEFDESDDDFLDVEAEEVLDNDEGDEDDDEFDFEEDED, encoded by the coding sequence ATGGCTCGAACCAGCAAATCAACCTCCAATCGCTCTGTACGCAATAATTCGGCAAAGCCATCAGCAAGAGCCGCATCTTCTGGTGCATCCCAAGCCCAATCGAAGCAAGCATCAAAGCCTAAACCCAAAGCGGCTAAAGTCGATCCCAACTACCAGCTTTCCCCAGAAGTACTCGGTGAAGAACACAACGAAGTTCATCCCCCCGATATGGCTTATGGCATTGTAGTTAATGATGAACCAGCTGGCATTCTCATCCCGCTCGATCAGTTGGAGGAAGCAGGTTGGACCAATCTCCCAGATGAAGATGACTTGACCACCTGCAAATTCGGCAAGAACCGAGTCACGGGACTGTTCCTCACCCAAGCCCGCGTGTTAATTCTGGGCAAACGTAAGGATTACATCCAAACAAAATCAGAGGGAGACGAGTTACCTGAGTTCGTCGGCTTTTACGATGAAAAACGAGATGACTACGATCCAGAAACGATGGAAATCCGCTCGGATTATGCCTTTATCTTTCTGGATGATGACAACCAACCCCTGCACACTGTTGCTGCGATCAAAATTAGCTGGCGCAAAATTGCTCGTAAGGAATTCAACAAAGCCATCCGCAAGTTCAGACGACAACTGGAAAAGGCGTTTGTGGACTACTGTACCAAAAAGAAAATCCGAAATGCGTCCAGCAAGCCAATTACTTATTCTGGCAAGGGCGATGCGTGGCACGCCTGTGCTATCCTCGACCTCGAATTCGTAGCTGAAGACCGAGGCTCAGACCAAACTCATCCCTGTTGCATCACTGTCATTCGTAACAAACCTTCTTGGAAAACCTTTGAGGAAATCTTCTACTTTGGTAGTGTCAACGCCTATCAGCAGCTAACAAGCCAGCGAGAGGAGATTATTGGTTTCATTGAAACTTCATCTCCTGTTCCGGTACTGCCTTCTAGCTCCAGCGAGCCAGAAGTAGCAGACTCAGACGAGTTTGATGAATCTGACGATGACTTCCTCGATGTAGAAGCCGAAGAGGTGCTTGACAACGATGAAGGGGATGAAGACGACGATGAGTTTGACTTCGAGGAGGACGAAGACTAA
- a CDS encoding M23 family metallopeptidase, which produces MAIFVMTADVVKHLSKVLVVFILITVAWSGWAAVAKAESGRFPTRVWEVPMGERTTNVLLPDWSKISLASMPPIASNGSFDGSAYTKTVGYDLSRNWSAGMTPDQYLKLGDLSDALSLEVFSLDAISQLTELNLSQVSLDAFTLAGEQTLQQLVKIVPGLGNLTVADVPPVAKLLQTQLGNTVGSSATLAYIVTNPRLGQLQLNQIDLSTFSIDSIPSLRAIELQNFANWQNSFVSNVPSLNQVAFSDFPTPITEVGSVVMRIDTIYGSSEMHRNNTVSGSDQQGYSVPCDEKDCAYIELDDLENAGRGARANLEGKQWISGKYQEVEGGFGILGAVNGGKEPTGRHPFGSAFKVVVTEPDEATDTVDTALFFRFCNRGIPDLGCTPYFIGPIPFFTYKVNAPIFIGLLEEKRNSSASSQPTGATRSMSSSYGGGQTGTSNLLTPDCFTSANGSTLKLSELSEAIASIESAASGDFMAIGVYTCADGGGNCGRGLGRYQFMSYNEYATSLIAAKPNGQDFLKQVSRGYEPAPAELMQYFPPEDQNRAFNSSLSSAIARASQEIDPTTGQFFTGGRLIERVAQMHFGGLYSAVDGSSSDTLGSLSLRDYGRQVAARYQASNTTLTCAPIGRAGSLPIAIFPVRDSYRVVREFGAPAVAASNQHSKGIDVEVAETTPIYAAAEGKVIYAGHAEGYGNTIVLEHDNGRQTRYAHVTSIQPIVGTKVKQGDLIALTGSSTLHIEMREGAIAGNPFSGRAVNPRNYFAS; this is translated from the coding sequence TTGGCAATATTTGTTATGACTGCTGATGTGGTAAAGCACTTGAGCAAGGTGCTTGTTGTATTCATTTTGATTACAGTTGCTTGGTCCGGTTGGGCAGCAGTTGCAAAAGCAGAGTCGGGACGGTTCCCAACACGAGTTTGGGAAGTCCCGATGGGCGAGAGAACTACTAACGTGCTGTTGCCAGATTGGAGCAAAATTAGCTTAGCCAGTATGCCACCGATCGCCTCTAACGGCTCATTTGATGGTAGTGCCTACACTAAGACGGTAGGGTACGATCTCAGCCGGAACTGGAGTGCTGGCATGACTCCCGATCAATACTTGAAGCTGGGCGATCTTTCAGATGCTCTCAGTTTAGAGGTATTTTCTCTAGATGCTATTAGTCAACTCACTGAACTGAACCTTTCTCAAGTTTCTTTAGATGCTTTTACGCTGGCAGGAGAGCAAACTCTCCAACAATTGGTGAAGATTGTGCCAGGTCTGGGCAATCTAACAGTTGCAGATGTGCCTCCAGTTGCAAAGCTACTTCAAACCCAACTGGGTAATACGGTTGGCAGCTCTGCAACTTTGGCTTATATTGTCACCAATCCAAGGCTTGGTCAGTTACAGCTCAATCAAATTGACTTGTCAACGTTTAGTATTGATTCCATTCCCAGCTTAAGAGCAATTGAGCTGCAAAATTTTGCGAACTGGCAAAATAGCTTTGTTAGCAACGTGCCAAGCCTCAACCAAGTTGCTTTTTCTGACTTCCCGACTCCAATTACAGAAGTTGGCTCGGTGGTAATGCGGATTGACACGATCTACGGTTCGTCGGAAATGCATCGAAATAACACCGTTTCCGGTTCAGACCAACAAGGGTATTCTGTACCTTGTGACGAAAAGGACTGCGCCTACATCGAACTCGACGATCTGGAGAACGCAGGGCGAGGTGCTAGAGCTAATTTAGAAGGTAAGCAGTGGATCTCTGGCAAATACCAGGAAGTTGAAGGTGGTTTTGGCATCCTAGGCGCAGTTAATGGTGGAAAGGAACCGACCGGACGCCACCCTTTTGGTTCTGCTTTCAAAGTAGTGGTAACAGAACCAGATGAGGCAACAGATACGGTAGATACGGCGTTGTTTTTTCGCTTCTGTAACCGAGGAATTCCCGATCTTGGCTGCACCCCCTACTTCATTGGTCCGATACCCTTTTTCACCTATAAGGTTAATGCACCTATTTTCATTGGCCTTCTGGAGGAGAAGAGAAATTCTTCTGCCTCGTCCCAACCTACAGGCGCTACCCGCAGCATGTCCAGTTCCTATGGTGGTGGGCAAACTGGCACTAGCAACCTGCTGACACCAGACTGCTTCACTTCTGCCAATGGTTCTACGCTCAAGTTGAGCGAACTGTCGGAGGCGATCGCCTCAATTGAAAGTGCTGCCAGTGGTGACTTTATGGCGATCGGCGTTTACACCTGCGCTGACGGGGGTGGAAACTGCGGGCGCGGACTCGGTCGCTACCAGTTCATGAGCTATAACGAGTACGCTACTAGTTTAATTGCAGCTAAACCAAACGGACAGGACTTTTTGAAGCAAGTCAGTAGGGGGTACGAACCGGCCCCAGCCGAATTGATGCAGTATTTCCCACCAGAAGATCAAAACCGAGCATTCAACAGTTCTCTATCAAGCGCAATCGCACGAGCCAGCCAAGAAATTGACCCTACGACAGGCCAGTTCTTCACAGGCGGTCGCTTGATTGAGCGAGTTGCCCAGATGCATTTTGGTGGTCTCTACAGTGCTGTTGATGGAAGTAGCTCGGATACGCTGGGAAGTTTGAGCCTCAGAGACTACGGAAGGCAAGTAGCAGCTCGTTATCAGGCTAGCAACACCACTCTGACGTGTGCTCCAATTGGTAGGGCTGGTTCTTTGCCAATTGCGATTTTCCCAGTTCGAGACTCCTATCGCGTAGTGCGCGAGTTTGGCGCACCAGCGGTTGCGGCAAGCAACCAGCACAGCAAAGGCATTGACGTGGAGGTGGCTGAAACCACGCCTATCTATGCCGCAGCAGAAGGGAAAGTCATTTATGCAGGACACGCAGAAGGCTATGGCAACACAATTGTGCTGGAACACGACAACGGACGGCAAACCCGATACGCGCACGTGACTTCTATCCAACCGATAGTCGGTACTAAAGTCAAACAGGGCGACCTAATCGCTCTTACTGGTTCGTCCACTCTCCACATTGAAATGAGAGAAGGAGCGATTGCAGGCAACCCGTTTAGCGGTCGAGCAGTGAATCCACGAAACTACTTTGCAAGTTGA
- a CDS encoding class I SAM-dependent methyltransferase: MIPTHLYPLYQSITQNPPYGWFPSSPDLIERMLKLATITLGMRGLDPSAGSGTLACAMRERGAVVDAIEIDPNFQMLLKQQGFNLVGTDFLTTEPQTLYDIILANPPFSDRHTRGVDLEHIQRAFHLFLAPGGQLVTVVSASMNCKNCPRARAFRAFLQRIDAQVEKLPLEIFWQSDRPVTVESFLISARKLPLHAK, translated from the coding sequence ATGATACCGACTCACCTTTATCCTCTCTATCAGTCCATTACTCAAAACCCGCCTTATGGTTGGTTTCCAAGCTCTCCCGATCTAATTGAGCGAATGCTAAAGCTAGCAACGATTACGCTCGGAATGCGAGGGCTTGACCCATCTGCTGGTTCTGGAACTTTAGCTTGTGCAATGCGCGAACGAGGGGCAGTTGTGGACGCGATCGAGATCGACCCCAATTTTCAAATGTTGCTGAAGCAGCAGGGATTCAATCTCGTTGGCACTGACTTCTTGACTACCGAACCTCAAACGCTCTACGACATCATTCTTGCCAACCCACCGTTTTCCGATCGCCACACCAGAGGGGTAGATCTGGAACACATTCAACGTGCATTCCACCTATTTCTTGCTCCTGGCGGTCAATTGGTGACAGTTGTCAGCGCATCGATGAATTGCAAGAACTGTCCTCGTGCGAGAGCGTTTCGAGCCTTCTTGCAACGCATTGATGCACAAGTAGAGAAATTGCCACTAGAGATTTTTTGGCAGAGCGATCGCCCAGTAACGGTTGAAAGTTTCTTAATTTCAGCTCGCAAGCTACCGCTGCACGCTAAGTAA
- a CDS encoding DNA polymerase codes for MICALTSTLRDYSTPNYLLIQDEKTLARQLKAIQSTALFGIDCETTGLDPKRDRLRLVQIAVPHARVLLIDLFAIAPKHLKPLRQLLNSPALKIGHNLKFEWQFLTQAGLGLAHPFFDTQLAYRIWSAGIKTKLSLKSVASKLLGVKLNKSLQHSNFAQAELTSQQLRYAAIDAAILLDLYPILHGRLKQSQLLEVARLEFSCIPVTAQMELNGMLLDLSRWQGYGASLEKQKAAALAVVKQLSIPGKQQLSLLPEITDTINPNSPKQLLAALQAIGAPIKSTSEKELVPLAGQFPVIQALLDYRKLQKVLTVFDTSLPKHIHQTTGRIHANWFQYGAKSGRYSCRNPALQTVPRNKAARQCFVASPGCRIVKADYSQIELRIVAKLSGDARLLRAYRLGEDIHRLTASLITERPIEEIAPEDRTLAKAINFGLIYGMSAVKLQVYAETKYGIRMSLEEARRFRKRFFEAYPGIKRWHDMLAGLVYGHQKVSEIRTLFGRRRRWRKKPRLTEFYNHPVQGLCADILKLALIDLETVLIKFGAKLIAVVHDEILLECPEVVALAIAQQLKRCMERAAQPFLDPIPAVVEVKVAANWGGE; via the coding sequence ATGATATGCGCTCTAACTTCCACACTGCGGGATTACTCAACTCCTAATTACCTTCTGATTCAAGATGAAAAAACCCTAGCTCGGCAGCTCAAGGCAATTCAAAGCACTGCTCTATTCGGGATTGACTGTGAAACGACAGGACTCGATCCCAAGCGCGATCGCCTCCGGCTGGTGCAGATTGCCGTTCCCCACGCGAGAGTCCTGCTCATCGACTTATTTGCGATCGCACCAAAGCACCTCAAACCGCTTCGGCAACTCTTAAACAGTCCTGCCCTGAAAATAGGACACAACCTGAAGTTTGAGTGGCAATTCCTTACTCAAGCTGGATTAGGGTTAGCTCATCCTTTCTTCGACACGCAACTAGCATACCGAATCTGGAGTGCGGGGATCAAAACTAAACTGTCTCTCAAATCAGTTGCTAGCAAACTGCTGGGAGTGAAATTAAATAAATCATTGCAGCACAGTAATTTTGCTCAAGCTGAATTGACCTCCCAGCAACTCCGATACGCTGCGATCGATGCAGCCATTCTGCTGGATCTATATCCCATCCTGCACGGCAGACTCAAACAAAGCCAACTGCTCGAAGTCGCTCGATTAGAGTTTAGTTGTATCCCTGTCACCGCGCAGATGGAACTCAACGGGATGTTACTCGACCTCAGCCGTTGGCAGGGGTACGGTGCATCGTTAGAAAAGCAAAAAGCAGCCGCGCTTGCAGTGGTGAAGCAGCTTTCGATTCCTGGCAAGCAACAACTGTCGTTGTTACCAGAAATAACCGATACTATCAACCCCAACTCACCCAAACAACTCCTTGCGGCACTACAAGCGATTGGTGCGCCGATCAAATCTACAAGCGAAAAAGAACTCGTCCCGCTGGCGGGGCAATTCCCAGTCATTCAAGCATTGCTGGATTACCGCAAGCTGCAAAAGGTACTAACTGTTTTCGACACTAGCCTACCCAAACACATCCACCAGACGACGGGTCGGATTCACGCTAACTGGTTTCAATATGGAGCTAAGTCTGGCAGATATAGCTGCCGCAACCCAGCACTGCAAACCGTTCCCCGCAATAAAGCGGCACGGCAATGCTTTGTGGCTTCCCCTGGCTGTCGAATTGTCAAAGCGGACTACAGCCAAATCGAGCTACGTATTGTTGCCAAGTTGAGTGGAGATGCGCGGCTGCTGCGGGCGTATCGCTTAGGAGAAGACATTCATCGCCTGACTGCTTCACTGATTACAGAAAGACCCATTGAAGAAATCGCCCCAGAAGATCGAACGCTAGCAAAAGCGATTAATTTCGGACTGATTTACGGTATGAGTGCTGTCAAACTCCAAGTCTATGCTGAAACCAAGTACGGCATTCGCATGTCACTGGAGGAAGCTCGTCGGTTCAGGAAACGATTCTTTGAAGCATATCCGGGCATCAAACGTTGGCATGATATGCTAGCAGGACTGGTCTACGGTCATCAGAAAGTAAGTGAGATTCGCACGCTCTTTGGCAGACGCAGGCGATGGAGGAAAAAACCTCGGCTCACCGAGTTCTACAATCACCCAGTGCAAGGATTGTGTGCCGATATCCTCAAACTGGCTTTGATCGACTTAGAAACGGTTTTAATAAAGTTCGGCGCAAAGCTGATTGCTGTGGTGCATGATGAAATCCTGCTGGAGTGCCCAGAGGTTGTTGCTCTAGCGATCGCTCAACAACTCAAGCGATGCATGGAACGAGCTGCTCAGCCTTTCCTCGACCCGATCCCAGCTGTAGTAGAAGTTAAAGTGGCTGCTAATTGGGGTGGTGAATAA
- a CDS encoding ATP-binding protein, with protein MNRTLFDWTALADRGTFIVGVEYFLTDRGQIFQHFQRWGEERSLPVYFWNPGCSSIQQLGNQEVENTVRTVFQPTTLAERDRDIIQYLLDTPQPGIFLLEGVLQFDERGQLSDHLIYQLSNAFQQLSWGKIRQYWVLLAEQIELSPSLQPFIPVLINALPSLQQITQAVEQFCQSHNNLQTDADTQTRLIRACQGLSAGEIDLVLVQSLPFARTVGQLAQMVLSYKLAKLSGRGLDFIADPDVPTAAGLDLLDTRLDRISALFNPEAQKQYGLKFPRGLILWGPPGTGKSLSAKLAAKKMGVPLMAVDWASISSDRELRFLLATAEAMAPVVLYFDDFDKGFAGWDSNADGGLSKRRAGKLLTWMQEHQSQVFVIATVNRLGMLPLELQRRVDDIYFVDLPHDGGRYDIFNLHLAKYFPAFCEAQKTGISPWTDDQWHVLLTEYRLCTPAEIGNAVRRVAEEKYFQLDRSGRLGDPLEITFEEMKQQRWQFTPAMIREENQMLEIRNNATFAKPVAGPDRSKFAKPRKELFQSDEEEPAQLPYVEM; from the coding sequence ATGAACAGAACTTTGTTTGATTGGACAGCCCTAGCTGACCGAGGCACGTTTATTGTGGGGGTTGAGTATTTTTTGACTGATAGAGGTCAAATCTTTCAACACTTCCAACGCTGGGGAGAGGAGCGATCGCTTCCTGTTTATTTTTGGAATCCTGGTTGTTCGTCCATTCAACAACTGGGTAATCAGGAGGTGGAAAATACTGTACGTACAGTTTTTCAACCAACAACACTTGCAGAGCGCGATCGCGATATTATCCAATATCTGCTTGACACTCCACAACCAGGAATTTTTTTGCTCGAAGGCGTGTTGCAATTTGACGAGCGCGGGCAGTTGAGCGATCACTTGATTTATCAGCTTTCTAATGCTTTCCAACAGCTTTCTTGGGGCAAGATTCGTCAATATTGGGTGTTGCTGGCAGAGCAAATCGAACTCTCGCCGAGCTTACAGCCTTTTATCCCAGTCTTGATCAATGCTTTACCTAGCCTGCAACAAATTACGCAAGCAGTCGAGCAGTTTTGCCAATCTCACAATAACTTGCAAACCGATGCTGATACTCAAACTCGCTTAATTAGAGCTTGTCAGGGGTTATCTGCGGGAGAGATCGATCTGGTGCTCGTTCAGTCGCTTCCTTTTGCTCGAACTGTAGGGCAATTAGCCCAGATGGTACTGTCTTACAAACTCGCCAAACTTAGTGGTAGGGGACTGGACTTTATTGCCGATCCAGATGTGCCAACAGCAGCAGGACTGGACTTGTTGGATACACGACTCGATCGCATTAGTGCTTTATTCAATCCAGAAGCACAAAAGCAGTATGGGTTAAAGTTTCCCAGAGGCTTAATTCTCTGGGGTCCACCTGGCACTGGAAAGAGTCTTTCAGCAAAACTCGCAGCCAAAAAAATGGGGGTGCCGCTGATGGCCGTGGATTGGGCATCCATATCATCCGATCGAGAGTTACGATTTTTATTGGCTACAGCCGAAGCGATGGCTCCTGTAGTTCTGTATTTCGACGATTTCGACAAAGGATTCGCAGGTTGGGATTCTAATGCAGATGGAGGATTGTCCAAAAGACGCGCGGGCAAACTACTGACTTGGATGCAGGAACATCAATCGCAGGTGTTTGTCATCGCTACGGTCAACCGTTTGGGAATGCTACCGTTAGAGTTGCAACGCCGAGTCGATGACATTTACTTTGTAGACCTACCGCATGACGGGGGGCGGTACGACATTTTCAACCTGCACTTAGCCAAGTACTTTCCCGCCTTCTGCGAAGCACAAAAAACGGGGATTTCGCCTTGGACTGACGACCAGTGGCACGTACTACTGACTGAATACAGACTGTGTACGCCTGCTGAGATTGGTAATGCCGTGCGCCGAGTGGCTGAAGAGAAATATTTCCAACTCGATCGATCTGGAAGACTGGGCGATCCCCTCGAAATCACCTTTGAGGAGATGAAGCAGCAGCGGTGGCAGTTCACCCCAGCTATGATTCGAGAGGAAAATCAAATGTTAGAAATTAGAAATAATGCAACGTTTGCTAAGCCAGTCGCAGGACCTGATCGTTCAAAATTTGCTAAACCCCGCAAGGAGCTATTTCAGAGCGACGAGGAGGAACCCGCGCAACTGCCCTACGTAGAAATGTAA